The following are encoded together in the Planococcus antarcticus DSM 14505 genome:
- a CDS encoding type 1 glutamine amidotransferase domain-containing protein, whose amino-acid sequence MAKIATLITDMFEDVEYTEPSKAFNDAGHEVFTIEKEAGKEVTGKQGKAVVTIDKGIDDVSLEDYDALFLPGGFSPDQLRADDRFVAFTKAFMDAKKPVFAICHGPQLLITAKALEGRKATGFKSIQVDMEYAGATVVDEEVAVCQDQLVTSRQPDDIPAFNRESLRLLEKLAQ is encoded by the coding sequence GTGGCAAAAATCGCAACTTTAATTACAGACATGTTCGAAGATGTGGAATATACAGAACCATCGAAAGCATTTAATGATGCGGGTCACGAAGTCTTCACTATCGAAAAAGAAGCCGGCAAAGAAGTGACAGGCAAACAGGGCAAAGCCGTTGTCACGATTGATAAAGGCATTGACGACGTTAGCCTCGAGGATTATGATGCATTATTCTTGCCGGGTGGATTTTCTCCGGACCAATTGCGTGCCGATGATCGTTTTGTGGCATTTACAAAAGCCTTCATGGATGCGAAAAAGCCGGTCTTTGCAATTTGCCATGGTCCTCAATTATTGATTACGGCCAAAGCATTGGAAGGCCGCAAAGCAACAGGATTTAAATCGATTCAAGTCGATATGGAATATGCAGGAGCCACTGTAGTGGACGAAGAAGTGGCTGTGTGCCAAGACCAATTGGTCACAAGCCGCCAGCCGGATGACATTCCAGCATTCAACCGCGAATCCTTGCGTTTGCTTGAAAAACTAGCTCAATAA
- a CDS encoding GNAT family N-acetyltransferase yields the protein MLVTILLEKKYIPLADYFSGATNPSIKLTFSEIEQIMGQNLPNAAYLNKSWWKKTKAPAKHFHAWVDAGYFVSDVEPDRFVLFERVDLSNGNASGQDEEDQDILLIRTAEHGDARSLAALQKTVESESEFMLYAKDERTQSTQKVRKQIIEWKQSGHSTIIIAILNGQHVGYLMIMGNDAKRAAHRATIDLGLQKDAQGKGIAKSLLEKAEAWSKEKGINRLELAVVEENEPARKLYEKAGFESEGIRQKSMMINGNPHNEIYLAKFLD from the coding sequence ATGCTTGTGACTATTTTACTGGAAAAGAAATACATTCCTCTGGCTGATTATTTCTCCGGAGCGACAAACCCTTCAATAAAGTTAACATTTTCTGAAATCGAACAAATCATGGGACAGAATTTGCCCAATGCCGCCTACTTGAATAAAAGTTGGTGGAAAAAGACAAAAGCACCCGCAAAGCATTTTCACGCTTGGGTAGACGCCGGTTACTTTGTCAGCGACGTCGAACCTGATCGTTTTGTTTTATTTGAGAGGGTTGACCTTTCAAACGGAAATGCCTCGGGCCAAGACGAAGAAGATCAAGACATTCTGTTGATTCGAACTGCAGAGCACGGAGATGCACGCTCTCTTGCAGCCTTGCAGAAAACGGTAGAATCTGAATCCGAATTCATGTTGTACGCTAAAGATGAACGAACACAATCCACACAAAAAGTTCGTAAACAAATCATTGAATGGAAGCAAAGCGGCCATTCGACCATCATCATTGCCATCCTAAATGGTCAACATGTTGGTTATTTAATGATTATGGGAAATGATGCAAAGCGCGCCGCGCACCGGGCGACAATCGATCTTGGTCTCCAAAAAGACGCACAAGGCAAAGGAATTGCAAAGTCACTGCTTGAAAAAGCAGAGGCATGGTCCAAGGAAAAGGGGATCAACCGGCTTGAACTGGCAGTTGTCGAAGAAAACGAACCGGCCCGTAAATTATACGAAAAAGCCGGTTTTGAATCTGAGGGAATCCGCCAAAAATCCATGATGATAAACGGCAATCCCCATAACGAAATTTATTTAGCAAAGTTTTTGGATTAG
- a CDS encoding manganese-dependent inorganic pyrophosphatase — MSNVLVLGHKNPDTDSICSAISYAYLKNEMGMVAEPIRLGEVNNETLFALEAFKFDQPRLVTHVAKEAGQVILVDHNERQQSAEDINEVQVIEVVDHHRVANFETTDPLFFRAEPVGCTTTIILKLFKENGVEVPLNIAGLMLSAIISDSLLFKSPTCTPQDVEAAKELARIANVDMQNYGLDLLKAGADLSNKTLEDLISLDSKEFEAGDRRFEVAQVNAIDVEEVLVRQKELELLMGNTISAKGLDLFVFVVTDILNNNSVAIVLGERAGIIESAFKSSVVDNRVLLPGVVSRKKQIVPVITEALG, encoded by the coding sequence ATGTCAAATGTTCTAGTACTGGGTCACAAAAATCCGGACACCGATTCAATTTGTTCAGCCATTTCATATGCGTATTTAAAGAATGAAATGGGCATGGTTGCTGAACCTATTCGTTTAGGTGAAGTGAACAACGAAACTCTATTCGCTTTAGAGGCTTTCAAATTCGATCAGCCGCGACTGGTGACGCATGTCGCTAAAGAAGCTGGGCAGGTAATTCTGGTCGATCACAACGAACGCCAGCAAAGCGCCGAAGATATCAATGAAGTTCAAGTAATCGAAGTGGTAGACCATCACCGTGTCGCCAACTTCGAAACTACAGATCCACTTTTTTTCCGTGCGGAGCCGGTTGGCTGTACGACGACCATTATTTTGAAATTATTTAAAGAAAACGGGGTAGAAGTGCCGTTGAATATTGCCGGTTTGATGCTGTCTGCTATTATTTCAGACTCACTTCTTTTTAAGTCACCGACCTGCACGCCACAAGATGTTGAAGCAGCGAAGGAACTAGCGAGAATTGCTAATGTCGACATGCAGAACTACGGTCTTGACCTATTAAAAGCAGGAGCCGATTTAAGCAATAAAACTTTGGAGGACTTAATTTCATTGGATTCAAAAGAATTCGAAGCGGGAGACCGTCGATTTGAAGTTGCGCAAGTCAATGCTATCGACGTGGAAGAAGTCCTAGTTCGTCAAAAAGAGCTTGAATTGTTAATGGGAAATACCATTTCTGCTAAGGGTCTGGATCTCTTTGTGTTTGTTGTCACTGATATTCTCAACAATAATTCGGTAGCCATCGTTCTTGGTGAAAGAGCTGGTATCATCGAAAGTGCCTTCAAATCAAGTGTGGTTGATAACCGCGTCCTGCTGCCGGGTGTCGTGTCACGCAAAAAACAGATTGTTCCTGTCATTACAGAAGCATTGGGCTGA
- a CDS encoding DsbA family oxidoreductase, with amino-acid sequence MKIEVWSDYVCPFCYIGKRTLEKALVQSGFESQAEVSFKAYQLDPNTPTDSAVSTHESLAEKLGKTMEQAKEMTEGVAQHARSVGLEYNFDGMVEANTLAAHRLVKWAETQEKDAELTEQLMHQYFVEAKNVSNHEVLLNLAEAVGLPGDEAKKVLESDQFMAQVQVDIEEASQIGVQGVPFFVVNRKYAISGAQPLEAFVEALEQIAEEEGIRPQLKPMGKKKTSYCTGDSCDG; translated from the coding sequence ATGAAAATTGAAGTTTGGTCAGATTACGTATGCCCATTCTGCTATATAGGCAAGAGAACGTTGGAAAAGGCGTTGGTTCAATCAGGTTTTGAAAGCCAGGCTGAGGTTTCGTTTAAGGCGTATCAATTGGATCCGAATACTCCGACTGATTCTGCTGTCTCGACCCATGAAAGTCTAGCGGAAAAGCTAGGGAAAACTATGGAACAAGCGAAAGAAATGACTGAGGGAGTGGCGCAGCATGCCCGTTCCGTTGGTTTAGAATATAATTTTGATGGTATGGTGGAAGCCAATACGTTGGCAGCTCATCGTTTGGTTAAATGGGCTGAAACCCAAGAAAAAGATGCAGAACTGACTGAACAGCTTATGCATCAGTATTTCGTAGAAGCGAAAAACGTCAGCAACCACGAAGTTTTATTGAACCTTGCAGAAGCGGTGGGACTGCCAGGTGACGAAGCGAAAAAGGTGCTGGAATCGGATCAATTCATGGCCCAAGTGCAAGTAGATATTGAAGAAGCCAGCCAAATTGGCGTTCAAGGCGTCCCGTTTTTCGTGGTTAACCGCAAATATGCCATTTCTGGTGCCCAGCCTTTAGAAGCATTTGTTGAAGCACTTGAACAAATTGCTGAAGAAGAAGGAATTCGTCCTCAGCTAAAGCCAATGGGGAAGAAGAAAACCAGCTATTGCACTGGAGATTCATGTGACGGATAA
- a CDS encoding FMN-dependent NADH-azoreductase has translation MTNVLVVKANNRPASEGVSSKMYEVFMDSIGMGTELDVNTFDVFKEDMPYFGQDFFDAMQKSAQAEEMTELEQRILTAANKAMDAFMDADVVVFAFPLWNKTIPAPLQTFIDYVYRAGVTFKYTAEGPVGLVPEKKVIILNARGGVYSTPEMAPAEMSVNYIRLIMDFFGITDIEEVIIEGHNMYPDRAEEIIAEGMIRVEQSANSLVKVNA, from the coding sequence ATGACAAATGTTTTAGTAGTAAAAGCAAACAATCGCCCTGCATCTGAAGGGGTTTCAAGTAAAATGTATGAAGTATTCATGGATTCGATCGGTATGGGTACGGAACTTGATGTCAATACCTTCGACGTATTCAAAGAAGATATGCCCTATTTCGGTCAGGATTTTTTTGATGCAATGCAAAAATCTGCACAGGCTGAAGAAATGACGGAGTTGGAGCAACGCATTTTGACTGCTGCCAACAAAGCAATGGATGCATTCATGGATGCTGACGTCGTTGTATTCGCATTCCCATTATGGAATAAAACAATTCCTGCGCCATTGCAGACGTTCATCGACTACGTTTACCGTGCGGGCGTTACGTTCAAATATACAGCTGAAGGCCCAGTTGGTCTTGTTCCTGAGAAGAAAGTCATTATCTTGAACGCACGCGGCGGAGTTTATTCAACACCTGAAATGGCTCCTGCTGAAATGAGCGTCAACTATATTCGGTTGATCATGGACTTCTTCGGCATCACTGATATTGAAGAAGTAATCATCGAAGGACACAATATGTACCCGGACCGTGCTGAAGAAATCATTGCTGAAGGTATGATACGCGTAGAGCAATCGGCAAATTCGTTAGTAAAAGTAAACGCATAA
- a CDS encoding FAD-dependent oxidoreductase, with protein sequence MQSDNVSRVPEVQKSYWREYKDIPSYPALQENESTDVAVVGGGMVGIISAYLLAKAGKKVTLIEAGKLVDGVTGRTTAKITAQHGLYYDSLIKLVGEEQAKLYYEANMEGLKFIEGTAHELDIDCDFSHHNAFVYAHTAAGAKLVEKEAEAYQRLGIDGELAKEEVELPFPVTEAVVMRSQAQFHPVKFLAGLVKEIERLGGKIYEQTRAMKILSKNDPVIQTENLSHLSCNKVIVATHYPFNDFDGLYFSRLSVNRSYAIAAKVSGNIPNDMYISGDMPSRSLRYAPGENGEKLLLIGGDGHATGKSSSETMEHYRNLEKFGDEHFDIQEIPYRWSSQDMTTLDKIPYIGTITAGYEHILVATGFHKWGMSNGALAGMMLSDQVLGIENRYAAFFSPTRTKVKVEDAKNFAKDNASVAKAMITGKLKRTSKTVEDLGKDEGSLVKVGKKKAGGYRDEYGQVHLVDTACTHMGCDVAWNDAERSWDCPCHGSRFSYTGDVLNGPAVKPLKKIEQE encoded by the coding sequence GTGCAGAGTGATAACGTGAGTCGGGTTCCGGAAGTGCAGAAGTCGTATTGGAGAGAATATAAAGATATTCCAAGCTATCCCGCTTTACAGGAAAATGAGTCGACAGATGTTGCTGTTGTCGGCGGGGGGATGGTCGGTATCATTAGTGCTTATCTGTTGGCAAAAGCCGGCAAGAAAGTAACGTTGATTGAAGCTGGGAAACTGGTGGATGGTGTAACGGGCCGTACAACGGCGAAAATAACAGCACAGCATGGCTTGTATTATGATTCGTTGATCAAACTGGTAGGAGAAGAACAAGCAAAACTGTATTATGAGGCAAATATGGAGGGTTTGAAATTTATAGAAGGAACTGCCCATGAACTTGATATCGATTGTGATTTCTCTCACCACAATGCGTTTGTCTATGCCCACACGGCTGCAGGGGCAAAGCTTGTCGAAAAAGAAGCGGAAGCTTATCAAAGGCTGGGTATTGACGGTGAGTTGGCAAAAGAAGAAGTGGAACTGCCATTCCCTGTGACAGAAGCAGTGGTCATGCGCAGCCAGGCTCAGTTTCACCCGGTGAAATTTTTAGCAGGATTAGTGAAAGAAATCGAACGTCTGGGTGGGAAAATTTACGAACAGACCCGTGCTATGAAGATTCTGAGTAAAAACGATCCAGTCATCCAAACGGAAAATCTTTCGCATTTATCGTGCAATAAAGTCATCGTCGCTACCCATTATCCATTCAATGATTTTGACGGCTTGTATTTTTCGCGATTATCCGTCAATCGTTCGTATGCCATTGCAGCTAAGGTGAGTGGCAATATCCCGAACGACATGTACATCAGCGGCGATATGCCTTCCCGCTCTCTGCGCTATGCACCAGGTGAAAATGGAGAAAAGCTACTGCTAATCGGTGGTGATGGCCATGCCACAGGCAAAAGCTCCAGCGAGACGATGGAGCATTACCGCAACCTTGAAAAATTTGGCGACGAGCATTTTGACATTCAGGAGATTCCGTATCGCTGGTCATCTCAAGATATGACAACGCTTGATAAGATCCCATACATTGGAACCATTACGGCTGGCTATGAGCATATTCTAGTAGCGACTGGTTTTCATAAATGGGGAATGTCGAACGGCGCATTAGCGGGTATGATGCTGTCGGATCAAGTGCTTGGTATCGAAAATCGATATGCAGCTTTTTTCAGTCCAACCCGTACGAAGGTTAAAGTTGAAGATGCCAAAAATTTTGCGAAAGACAATGCATCGGTTGCCAAGGCAATGATCACAGGCAAACTGAAAAGAACATCTAAAACAGTTGAGGATCTAGGCAAAGATGAAGGTTCATTAGTTAAAGTAGGTAAGAAAAAAGCAGGCGGCTACCGAGATGAATACGGTCAAGTCCACCTTGTCGATACCGCATGCACTCACATGGGATGCGACGTCGCTTGGAATGATGCAGAGCGTTCTTGGGACTGTCCATGCCACGGCTCGCGTTTTTCTTATACCGGAGATGTATTGAATGGGCCAGCGGTTAAACCACTAAAGAAAATAGAACAGGAATAA
- a CDS encoding YceI family protein, giving the protein MRKWAIDSTHSEIGFSVKHMMISKIRGSFTSYEATIEANEEDLQGALINFKIDVASIHTNNPDRDEHLCSADFFDAEKFPHITFTANDIVKKEDEYEVTGNFTMKSITRPATFKVEYSGKGTNLLGVEIVAFSVVGEVNRQDFGLTWNQALETGGVMVGEDIKITLELQGNPA; this is encoded by the coding sequence ATGAGGAAATGGGCAATTGACTCTACACATTCAGAAATCGGTTTCTCAGTAAAACATATGATGATTTCAAAAATAAGAGGCTCTTTTACATCTTATGAAGCAACCATTGAAGCAAACGAAGAGGATTTGCAAGGGGCGTTGATCAATTTCAAAATCGATGTCGCCAGCATTCATACAAATAATCCAGATCGTGACGAACACCTTTGCTCTGCTGATTTTTTTGATGCTGAGAAATTTCCGCACATCACGTTTACAGCTAATGATATCGTTAAAAAAGAAGATGAATATGAAGTGACTGGAAATTTTACCATGAAAAGCATTACACGCCCAGCCACTTTTAAAGTGGAATATAGCGGCAAAGGAACAAACCTACTGGGCGTTGAAATAGTGGCGTTTAGCGTGGTAGGAGAAGTAAATCGTCAAGACTTCGGCCTCACTTGGAACCAGGCACTTGAAACAGGTGGCGTCATGGTCGGCGAAGACATCAAAATCACATTGGAATTACAAGGAAATCCAGCATAA
- the murB gene encoding UDP-N-acetylmuramate dehydrogenase translates to MTKEQWLTDLRDFLTDDHVKMDEPLHLHTLTKMGGPADIFVTPTTEDETAFTVKYAYNNNIPLLLLGNGSNMVVRDGGFRGIVLTLKSLKAIRIEGTKVYAQGGANIKTVSKTVAAKQLTGFEFACGIPGSIGGAMAMNAGAYGGEIKDVIKQATVLSKEGEKLVLSKEELDLGYRKSIITKKGFYVLSAEFELEVGRQTVIDAKMSELTYQRETKQPLEFPSAGSVFKRPPGNFAGKLIQDSGLQGRGFGGAEVSTKHAGFIVNKNNASANDYIQTIDMVKAAVQEKFGIDLELEVKIVGEDQF, encoded by the coding sequence ATGACGAAAGAACAATGGTTAACGGATTTGCGTGATTTTTTGACAGATGATCACGTCAAAATGGATGAACCGCTACACCTTCATACATTAACTAAAATGGGTGGGCCAGCTGATATTTTTGTAACACCAACGACTGAAGATGAAACTGCATTTACAGTGAAATATGCATATAACAATAATATACCTTTGCTGCTTCTCGGGAATGGATCAAACATGGTCGTCCGGGATGGAGGATTCCGAGGAATCGTCCTGACTTTAAAGAGTTTGAAGGCGATTCGTATAGAAGGTACGAAAGTTTATGCCCAAGGTGGGGCAAACATCAAAACGGTATCGAAAACAGTTGCAGCAAAACAGCTGACAGGATTTGAGTTTGCTTGTGGAATTCCAGGTTCCATCGGTGGTGCCATGGCGATGAACGCAGGCGCTTACGGTGGAGAAATCAAGGACGTCATTAAACAGGCGACAGTTCTTTCAAAAGAAGGAGAAAAGCTGGTTTTATCTAAAGAAGAACTAGATCTTGGTTACCGAAAGAGCATCATTACAAAAAAAGGTTTCTACGTCTTGTCGGCGGAGTTTGAGCTGGAGGTTGGTAGGCAAACGGTCATTGATGCCAAAATGAGCGAACTGACCTATCAGCGAGAAACGAAACAGCCTTTGGAGTTTCCTTCTGCAGGCAGTGTTTTCAAACGTCCGCCCGGAAATTTTGCGGGTAAGTTGATTCAAGACAGCGGTTTGCAAGGACGAGGATTTGGCGGAGCAGAAGTTTCTACTAAACACGCTGGTTTTATCGTCAATAAAAACAATGCATCCGCTAATGATTACATCCAGACCATCGACATGGTCAAAGCAGCTGTCCAGGAGAAATTCGGTATCGATTTGGAACTGGAAGTAAAGATTGTAGGAGAAGACCAATTTTGA
- a CDS encoding penicillin acylase family protein produces MERKVKKRRWLKWLLGVLGVLVAVSVAVLIFVNVYISKSKPVIEGEAVVAILDSDATVIRDEIGVPHIQADTDADLYRAQGYVQAQDRMFQMDLSRRQASGQLGEVIGADAVDTDKFFRTFSLRDAAEKSWEGYDAEAKQVLEWYAEGVNAYIEEAKENGDLSFEFALLGYEPTEWTAVDSLTIGKFMAYDLGGHWNTLAVRHWALNEFSEDKARELFINYPENAPAILAANKQQQVKVADEFDASVIPPEFNGSNNWVVSGDKTASGKPLLADDPHLGLSTPSIWYQMHLESPEQNVSGVIFAGIPGIILGHNEEIAWGVTNVGPDVQDLYIETPNPEDPTQFRYEGEWEQAEVRKEPIKVKDEETEDYEVLVTRHGPVVSNILYDDEEAGAVFSMQWTALEPTLELQAVLNFNKASNWEEFELALEDFQAPAQNFVFASTDGTIAYKANGRIPIRKSGDGQLPVPGDSAEYGWEGYVPFEELPQALNPESGFIATANNEVIDDSYPYHITDFWAQPYRYERIAEVLEASDELTAQDMMELQMDQKNLYAAEFLKNMISAVRSSTDEYDEVLTILEQWDQVDSQEQAAPLVFHTWMRQLPETLLADEFPEDVFEMLAGKNHITDEMMRNAFAGNDGVWITEYGGAEKWLVDSLEAAVAEIEEEQGIDLADWNWGENHQLTFPHPLAGASAIFAEFLNPDPVPMGGSNVTVQAAASTPEGNVDHGASWRFVADLADLSSAYHIVGPGLSGHLKSDYFHNQVDDWAEGDFHETEIVDDIEGSTLILKAE; encoded by the coding sequence GTGGAGAGAAAAGTAAAAAAAAGAAGATGGTTGAAATGGCTTTTGGGTGTTCTGGGCGTTCTTGTGGCAGTGTCGGTAGCAGTGCTTATTTTTGTAAACGTTTACATATCGAAGTCCAAGCCCGTTATTGAAGGAGAAGCGGTAGTAGCCATATTGGACAGCGATGCTACAGTCATCCGTGATGAGATTGGTGTTCCGCATATTCAGGCGGATACAGATGCTGATCTTTACAGAGCACAGGGATATGTTCAAGCGCAGGATCGCATGTTCCAAATGGATTTATCGCGCAGACAAGCGAGTGGTCAATTGGGGGAAGTAATCGGAGCAGATGCAGTCGATACCGATAAATTTTTCCGGACCTTTAGTTTACGAGATGCTGCTGAAAAATCTTGGGAAGGCTACGACGCAGAAGCTAAGCAAGTGCTAGAATGGTATGCAGAAGGCGTCAATGCCTATATAGAAGAGGCAAAAGAAAACGGTGATTTGAGTTTTGAATTTGCTCTTCTCGGCTACGAACCTACCGAATGGACAGCCGTCGATTCGCTGACAATCGGCAAATTTATGGCTTATGATCTTGGGGGTCACTGGAATACGCTCGCTGTTCGTCACTGGGCATTAAACGAATTTTCTGAAGACAAAGCACGCGAGCTATTTATTAACTATCCGGAAAATGCACCAGCAATTTTGGCTGCAAATAAACAACAGCAAGTCAAGGTGGCCGACGAATTCGATGCTTCTGTGATTCCGCCCGAATTTAATGGCAGCAACAACTGGGTGGTGTCAGGTGATAAAACAGCAAGTGGCAAACCGCTGCTCGCAGATGACCCGCATCTGGGTCTCAGTACGCCATCAATCTGGTACCAGATGCATTTGGAATCTCCTGAACAAAATGTCAGCGGCGTCATTTTTGCCGGTATTCCAGGAATCATTCTAGGGCACAACGAAGAAATTGCCTGGGGCGTTACCAATGTGGGACCGGATGTCCAAGACCTTTATATCGAAACACCCAATCCTGAAGATCCCACGCAGTTCCGTTACGAAGGTGAATGGGAGCAGGCAGAAGTAAGAAAAGAACCAATCAAAGTGAAAGACGAAGAAACAGAAGACTATGAAGTGTTGGTAACACGTCATGGCCCTGTCGTTTCGAATATCTTGTACGACGACGAGGAAGCGGGAGCGGTCTTTTCCATGCAATGGACAGCCCTTGAGCCGACGCTCGAGTTGCAAGCGGTGCTAAATTTCAATAAAGCGTCAAATTGGGAAGAGTTCGAACTGGCGTTAGAAGATTTCCAGGCACCTGCGCAAAATTTTGTCTTTGCATCTACAGATGGAACCATTGCCTACAAAGCAAATGGTCGGATTCCTATCCGTAAATCTGGAGACGGACAATTGCCGGTTCCGGGAGATTCGGCAGAATATGGCTGGGAAGGATATGTGCCTTTTGAAGAGTTACCGCAAGCGCTCAATCCGGAAAGTGGCTTTATTGCCACAGCGAATAATGAAGTGATTGATGATTCCTATCCTTACCACATCACCGATTTTTGGGCACAGCCATATCGCTACGAACGGATTGCTGAGGTGCTAGAAGCATCAGATGAACTGACGGCACAGGATATGATGGAGCTACAGATGGATCAAAAGAATTTGTATGCAGCTGAATTTTTAAAGAATATGATTTCCGCGGTGCGCAGCAGCACTGATGAATACGATGAAGTACTCACCATTCTTGAACAGTGGGATCAGGTCGACAGTCAAGAGCAGGCTGCGCCTTTAGTATTCCACACATGGATGAGGCAATTACCGGAGACGCTGCTGGCAGATGAATTTCCGGAAGACGTTTTCGAAATGCTAGCAGGCAAAAATCATATTACTGATGAAATGATGCGCAATGCGTTTGCCGGAAATGATGGGGTTTGGATAACAGAATACGGCGGCGCGGAAAAATGGCTCGTGGATTCGCTAGAGGCAGCAGTAGCTGAAATTGAAGAAGAGCAAGGAATTGACCTTGCTGATTGGAATTGGGGAGAAAATCATCAATTGACTTTCCCGCATCCACTGGCAGGTGCCTCCGCAATTTTTGCTGAATTTCTTAACCCGGACCCTGTGCCAATGGGTGGCTCCAACGTCACGGTTCAAGCCGCTGCGTCAACGCCTGAAGGCAATGTCGATCATGGGGCATCTTGGCGTTTTGTAGCAGATCTCGCGGATTTATCAAGTGCTTACCACATTGTTGGACCTGGCTTGAGTGGACATTTGAAATCGGATTACTTTCATAATCAAGTGGATGATTGGGCAGAAGGTGATTTCCATGAAACAGAAATTGTGGACGATATAGAAGGATCAACATTAATTTTAAAAGCTGAATAA
- a CDS encoding fluoride efflux transporter FluC produces MKRILAVGFGGMIGSLLRASIYVAFTGGMGLWLVNIAGSFLIGVAAIRLARKSVELRLVVSTGLLGSFTTFSAFSADWFHYLESSIWLGLAFAGSMMVSCIVSAAAGLWVGRREVPL; encoded by the coding sequence ATGAAAAGGATACTAGCGGTGGGATTTGGCGGAATGATAGGCTCACTTTTACGTGCAAGTATATACGTGGCGTTTACAGGGGGGATGGGACTTTGGCTTGTTAATATAGCTGGAAGTTTTTTGATCGGAGTTGCTGCCATCCGTTTGGCACGCAAGTCAGTAGAACTGCGTCTAGTAGTGTCGACAGGCCTGTTGGGATCATTTACGACATTTTCTGCGTTCTCTGCTGACTGGTTTCATTATCTTGAGTCATCTATCTGGTTGGGCTTGGCTTTTGCTGGAAGTATGATGGTCAGCTGCATTGTGTCAGCTGCAGCAGGATTGTGGGTTGGTCGGAGAGAGGTGCCTTTATGA
- a CDS encoding fluoride efflux transporter FluC has protein sequence MIGIAIGGFLGAITRYLCYLLVESKMWQPKAATWLVNSTGSFALGLFIGSGNLPVFWITGFLGAFTTFSTMALDVVKDLEDGKWLQGCGYILSTLASGLLLFSLGYVLMQ, from the coding sequence ATGATCGGCATAGCGATTGGCGGATTTTTAGGCGCCATCACACGATACTTATGCTACCTGCTAGTTGAAAGCAAGATGTGGCAGCCGAAAGCTGCAACTTGGCTGGTCAACAGTACCGGTTCATTCGCTCTGGGCCTGTTTATTGGCAGTGGCAACTTGCCGGTTTTTTGGATTACCGGTTTTCTTGGAGCCTTTACTACATTTTCGACGATGGCTTTGGACGTCGTTAAAGATCTCGAAGATGGAAAATGGCTACAGGGCTGCGGATATATTCTCTCAACTTTAGCCAGTGGGCTGTTATTATTCAGCCTCGGCTACGTCTTGATGCAATAA
- a CDS encoding universal stress protein — MYEKILVAADGSDHSKRAAHEAVRMAKANPQAFVTLLYVIDYEKARTEILHGHSSEEVHLERRKHLVPLEEIFRFAGVDFETKTLHGVPGPTIVKHANETGYDVVLIGSRGLNALQEMVLGSVSHKVAKRVQAPVIIVK; from the coding sequence ATGTATGAGAAAATTTTAGTTGCGGCCGACGGCTCTGACCATTCAAAACGAGCTGCTCATGAAGCTGTCCGAATGGCTAAAGCCAATCCACAGGCTTTTGTCACGTTGCTGTACGTTATCGATTACGAGAAAGCACGGACCGAAATTCTCCACGGGCACAGCAGCGAGGAAGTTCACCTAGAACGTCGCAAGCATTTAGTACCGCTTGAAGAAATCTTCCGTTTTGCAGGTGTTGATTTCGAAACCAAAACGTTGCATGGCGTTCCTGGCCCAACCATCGTCAAGCACGCCAATGAAACCGGCTACGATGTCGTGCTGATTGGTAGCCGCGGGTTGAACGCGCTACAGGAAATGGTACTCGGCAGCGTCAGTCATAAGGTGGCTAAACGCGTTCAAGCTCCTGTCATCATCGTAAAATAA